One part of the Spirochaeta lutea genome encodes these proteins:
- a CDS encoding Fur family transcriptional regulator, translating to MNTKLDANRYHNLRTDADKDPPEDNSMDALSVLRDHDLSPSYPRKRILEYLMDYHNHPTVGQIYQDLVGDIPSLSKTTVYNTLKTFVERHIAEVITIEGKENRYDLYNPETHAHFKCESCGNVFDISVGMSLLSLPDLQGFEVHDHSVHFNGFCPSCLGSA from the coding sequence ATGAATACAAAATTGGATGCTAACAGGTACCATAACCTCCGAACCGATGCTGATAAGGACCCTCCCGAGGATAATTCCATGGATGCCCTGTCCGTGCTCCGGGACCATGATCTGAGTCCCTCCTATCCTCGCAAGCGGATCTTGGAATACCTCATGGACTACCACAACCATCCCACCGTCGGACAGATTTACCAGGATTTGGTGGGGGACATCCCCAGCCTCTCTAAAACCACGGTGTATAATACCCTAAAAACCTTCGTGGAACGCCATATCGCCGAGGTTATCACCATCGAAGGTAAGGAAAACCGGTACGATCTCTATAACCCTGAAACCCACGCCCACTTTAAATGCGAATCCTGCGGGAACGTATTTGATATATCCGTTGGCATGAGCCTCTTATCATTACCGGATCTGCAGGGATTCGAGGTACACGATCACTCGGTTCACTTCAACGGATTCTGCCCCTCCTGCCTGGGCAGCGCCTAA
- the argA gene encoding amino-acid N-acetyltransferase, with product MEESILQGQVDLIREVFMYAQRFFDKRFVIMISSAIIDDPRFPSLVRDLGILHKSGIQILLVPGAGRHIDDVLEAYGHESRRHLGVRISAREDMPFIKMAAFDVANKLMTQLSSLHVDSVIGSWVRARSIGVVDGVDYQETGAVSKIDVRLLEKVLEDGMVPILPCIGWSATGNPYNISSLELATYLAEQLKAEKLFFLTDSVELSADRYRLPEEGVVTNAGNITRLSVPAAREFLELNTQLTETLDYLFIDLAARAASNGVERVHIINGSIEGVILKEIFSTMGFGTMVHSDPFESIRDMQADDIPGVLDIMEPNIQKGILVRRDQQELERLHQDFVVYITDGSVRGCGALHRYEDNSAEIAGIAVDPGFSTKGIGQKIVSYLIGKARRLGLERVFVLTTKTSDWFENLGFIQAGPADLPESKQKKYDPNRRSRVFVYPLQDDVLPESLEDEQDPDQGYTMTQAEYADRLYNINTGYEEVDPDPPLGMLEEQLAHRAGTDEDSADGKERENGDASKGDASKGDAGS from the coding sequence ATGGAAGAAAGTATTCTACAGGGTCAGGTAGACCTGATCCGCGAGGTTTTCATGTATGCCCAGCGCTTTTTTGATAAGCGCTTTGTCATCATGATTTCCTCGGCCATCATTGACGATCCCCGGTTCCCCTCCCTGGTCCGGGATCTTGGGATTCTGCATAAGAGCGGAATTCAGATTCTCCTGGTGCCCGGAGCCGGGCGGCATATCGATGATGTGCTGGAGGCCTACGGCCACGAGTCCCGGAGGCATCTGGGGGTCCGTATTTCTGCCCGGGAGGACATGCCCTTTATAAAGATGGCTGCCTTCGATGTGGCCAACAAACTCATGACCCAGCTATCCAGCCTTCATGTTGATTCGGTTATCGGCAGCTGGGTGCGGGCCCGGAGCATCGGGGTCGTGGACGGGGTGGACTACCAGGAGACCGGGGCGGTAAGTAAAATAGATGTCCGGCTCCTGGAGAAGGTCTTGGAAGACGGGATGGTGCCCATTCTCCCCTGTATCGGCTGGAGCGCCACAGGAAATCCATACAATATCAGCTCATTGGAGCTGGCAACCTATCTGGCCGAGCAACTCAAGGCTGAAAAACTATTCTTCCTCACCGATTCGGTGGAGCTTTCGGCGGATCGCTACCGTCTACCCGAAGAGGGGGTTGTTACCAACGCTGGGAACATCACCCGTCTTTCGGTCCCCGCAGCCCGGGAGTTCCTGGAACTGAATACCCAGCTCACCGAGACCCTGGACTACCTCTTCATCGACCTGGCAGCCCGGGCCGCCAGCAATGGTGTAGAACGGGTGCATATTATAAACGGCAGCATTGAAGGGGTAATTCTCAAGGAAATTTTCAGTACCATGGGTTTCGGTACCATGGTGCACAGCGATCCCTTTGAGTCCATTCGGGATATGCAGGCTGATGATATACCCGGGGTGTTGGATATCATGGAGCCCAATATTCAAAAGGGGATTCTCGTGCGCCGGGATCAGCAGGAACTGGAGCGTTTGCACCAGGACTTCGTGGTTTACATTACCGACGGTTCGGTCCGGGGATGCGGCGCCTTGCACCGGTACGAGGATAATTCCGCAGAGATTGCGGGTATTGCAGTGGATCCGGGGTTCTCCACCAAGGGAATCGGACAGAAGATCGTGAGCTACCTCATCGGTAAGGCTCGGCGCCTAGGCCTGGAGCGGGTGTTCGTGTTAACCACAAAGACCAGCGACTGGTTTGAAAACCTGGGATTCATTCAGGCCGGCCCTGCGGATCTCCCCGAGAGCAAACAGAAAAAATACGACCCTAACCGCCGGAGCCGGGTATTTGTGTATCCCCTCCAGGATGATGTACTCCCCGAGAGCCTGGAAGACGAACAGGACCCAGACCAGGGGTACACCATGACCCAGGCCGAGTATGCCGACCGCTTGTACAATATCAACACCGGGTATGAAGAGGTTGACCCCGATCCTCCCCTGGGAATGTTGGAAGAGCAGTTAGCCCATCGGGCCGGGACCGATGAGGACAGCGCGGACGGTAAAGAACGTGAGAATGGTGATGCGTCCAAGGGTGATGCGTCCAAGGGTGATGCCGGCTCCTGA
- a CDS encoding DUF4230 domain-containing protein, which produces MVTRNVGIPGVFLSPKTQGYTLFWVLWAVFLLNACSVDPAVQLNRIESRLTTMAELRSYEYIYREILYFGEQERFLGFIPTKNRQFLFSVNLHVSAGVDLTQARVRLNSQDNPELLLPEPRILSIDAQEDSLRQYFSQDLGGGLQLLELSDLLDQAKESIQADAVSRGILNQARAEAQDILSGLGRSLGFEHIQITWLKPENSESAEQPHE; this is translated from the coding sequence ATGGTTACTAGGAATGTCGGCATACCAGGAGTTTTCCTCAGCCCCAAAACCCAGGGATACACCCTATTCTGGGTTCTTTGGGCCGTGTTTTTACTCAACGCATGTTCCGTAGATCCCGCAGTTCAGCTAAACCGCATCGAAAGCCGCCTAACAACCATGGCCGAACTACGAAGCTACGAATATATCTACCGAGAGATTCTCTATTTCGGGGAACAGGAACGCTTTCTCGGTTTCATTCCCACAAAAAATCGACAGTTTCTCTTCAGCGTGAACCTCCACGTCTCTGCCGGCGTAGACCTTACCCAAGCGCGGGTCCGGCTGAATTCCCAGGACAATCCTGAACTGCTCCTACCCGAACCCCGCATTCTCTCCATCGATGCGCAAGAGGATTCCCTTCGACAGTACTTCTCCCAGGACCTTGGGGGAGGTCTCCAGCTTCTGGAGCTCAGTGATTTGCTCGACCAGGCCAAGGAATCCATCCAGGCCGATGCCGTGTCCCGGGGCATCCTGAACCAAGCCAGGGCGGAGGCTCAGGACATCCTTTCCGGGCTGGGAAGATCCCTGGGGTTTGAGCACATCCAAATCACCTGGTTGAAACCGGAAAATTCAGAGTCCGCGGAGCAGCCCCATGAGTAA